One part of the Desulfonema ishimotonii genome encodes these proteins:
- a CDS encoding M20 metallopeptidase family protein, whose product MSYPFKTSFYDWLVTLRRQLHQIPEKAYAEKKTAALICKTLDALGVSYQDGIGKTGVVARLRAKQDGPVIAFRADMDALPITEANDLPYASRHSGWMHACGHDAHVSIALGVIRWLQEKEWQEKGAGEILFIFQPAEEDGAGADAMLETGFFDDEPVQAIFAGHMDPELHLGHVGIPPRVSHAATNAFILDIRGKGGHGAHPDQCCDPIVAGAHLVTQVQTLISREISPIDSGVVTIGSFQAGSATNIIPETARIKGTIRTLSQPNREKILRRFQEMLKGIEISFGAEIDLGMGDGYPVLENDPGVTAYGREFARRVLGEAYVHMRPPCMGGEDFSYFCRRWKGAMFHIGCRNPEEEFRFGLHSQFFKLDERVLDAGTAFFGEMLMDYSSHSESAGE is encoded by the coding sequence ATGTCCTACCCCTTCAAGACATCTTTTTACGACTGGCTGGTGACGTTGCGGCGGCAATTGCATCAGATTCCCGAAAAGGCATACGCGGAAAAAAAGACGGCGGCGCTGATCTGCAAGACCCTGGATGCGCTGGGCGTTTCCTACCAGGACGGCATCGGAAAAACCGGTGTGGTGGCCCGGCTCAGAGCGAAACAGGACGGACCGGTCATCGCCTTCCGGGCGGACATGGACGCCCTGCCCATTACCGAGGCCAATGACCTGCCCTATGCCTCCCGGCATTCGGGGTGGATGCACGCCTGCGGCCATGACGCCCACGTCTCCATCGCGCTGGGGGTGATCCGCTGGCTTCAGGAAAAAGAGTGGCAGGAGAAGGGGGCCGGCGAGATTCTCTTCATCTTCCAGCCGGCCGAGGAGGACGGGGCCGGGGCCGATGCCATGCTGGAGACGGGATTTTTTGACGATGAGCCGGTTCAGGCGATCTTTGCCGGGCACATGGACCCGGAGCTTCATCTGGGCCATGTGGGCATTCCGCCCCGCGTCTCCCACGCGGCCACCAATGCCTTTATCCTCGATATCCGGGGAAAGGGCGGCCACGGTGCTCACCCGGATCAGTGCTGTGATCCCATCGTGGCCGGTGCCCATCTCGTAACCCAGGTCCAGACCCTGATCAGCCGCGAAATTTCCCCCATTGACTCCGGCGTTGTGACCATCGGCAGTTTTCAGGCCGGGAGTGCCACCAATATCATTCCCGAAACCGCACGGATCAAAGGGACGATCCGAACCCTTTCCCAGCCAAACCGGGAGAAGATTCTGCGGCGGTTTCAGGAGATGCTGAAGGGGATCGAGATCTCTTTCGGCGCGGAGATCGACCTGGGAATGGGGGACGGCTATCCGGTGCTGGAGAACGATCCCGGGGTGACGGCCTATGGCCGGGAGTTTGCCCGCCGGGTGCTGGGAGAGGCGTATGTTCACATGCGCCCCCCGTGCATGGGCGGAGAGGATTTTTCCTATTTCTGCCGGAGATGGAAGGGGGCCATGTTTCACATCGGCTGCCGCAACCCGGAGGAGGAGTTCCGGTTCGGTCTCCACTCCCAGTTTTTCAAACTGGATGAGCGGGTGCTGGACGCGGGCACGGCCTTTTTCGGCGAGATGCTGATGGACTATTCTTCGCATTCGGAAAGCGCCGGGGAATGA
- a CDS encoding CotH kinase family protein has product MAFIEKKRMRRIKIFFLQSLILLTYCSAHAQDSDFYAIDTVNTISVTFSESNWDRLLDDLYAAGEGGRLVGTAVINGVTYEGVGVRYKGNSTYSAERIKNPLNIKLDYTNEDQAIDGYGTLKLANVYKDPSFVRETLSYEIARKYMPASQANFINVYINGTYMGLYTSVQDVDKSFLNTHFGSNDNAFFKGEVEDINNSGSIWGYIDENEASYYDYYEIESDTGWDDLIEFLNIFNNSPSQIEDVVNVDRLLWMLAFDILTVNLDSPINVAHNFYLYKDGTDRFNPVPWDLNENFGAFSMLISGPPLNTRDMQQMDPFLNSTRASYPIVSKILTIPEYKRKYVAHMKTLISENFANGWYRTRALEMQAIIASYVSADSNKFYTYTDFLDNIDDSAGSRNDSVVGITELMDARVSYLSSQSAFQAAAPVISDITPPSDALSGSTVWFSASADNATQVQLGYRQSGAFEKVQMYDDGNHNDGTANDGTYGVSIALGVGDAEYYIYAENSDAAVFSPERAEYEYYTLSVKNSAGDLVINEFMADNGTTAADQDGEYDDWIELYNNSGDEIALSGYYLTDDSANITQWTFPDVSIPAGGYLIVWADKDEEQDGLHTNFKLSASGETILLATPDQTVIDEVIFGEQETDTGMARYPNGTGDFTAMRPTFSAANVVAAAIDGDVDGDSDVDLEDAILALQITVGITPSSSVHTEADVNSDGRIGLQEAIYVLGKVSGLR; this is encoded by the coding sequence ATGGCATTCATTGAAAAAAAACGGATGCGCCGGATAAAAATTTTCTTTCTTCAATCCCTTATTTTACTGACATACTGTTCCGCCCATGCACAGGATTCGGATTTTTATGCAATAGATACGGTCAACACCATCTCCGTCACTTTTTCCGAATCGAACTGGGACCGGTTGCTCGACGATCTGTATGCGGCAGGGGAGGGCGGGCGGCTCGTCGGAACAGCCGTGATTAACGGCGTCACATATGAAGGCGTCGGCGTCCGGTATAAGGGAAACAGCACCTACAGCGCCGAACGGATAAAAAATCCGCTGAATATCAAACTTGATTATACCAATGAGGATCAGGCCATTGACGGTTACGGGACTTTGAAACTTGCGAATGTATATAAGGATCCCAGCTTTGTCCGGGAAACGCTCAGCTATGAGATCGCCCGGAAATATATGCCCGCCAGCCAGGCAAATTTTATCAATGTCTATATCAATGGAACATACATGGGACTTTATACCAGTGTTCAGGATGTTGATAAGTCTTTTCTGAACACTCATTTCGGAAGCAATGACAATGCGTTTTTTAAAGGGGAGGTCGAAGATATAAACAACTCCGGCAGCATATGGGGGTATATTGACGAAAACGAAGCCAGCTATTACGACTATTACGAGATTGAATCCGATACGGGCTGGGACGATCTGATCGAATTTTTAAATATCTTCAACAATTCCCCGTCGCAGATTGAAGACGTGGTGAATGTGGACCGGCTGCTGTGGATGCTGGCCTTCGACATTCTGACGGTCAATCTGGACTCGCCGATAAACGTGGCCCATAATTTTTATCTGTACAAAGACGGAACCGACCGGTTCAACCCGGTCCCGTGGGATCTGAATGAAAATTTCGGGGCCTTTTCCATGCTGATCAGCGGCCCGCCGTTAAATACCAGAGACATGCAGCAGATGGACCCCTTTCTTAATTCCACCAGAGCTTCTTATCCCATTGTCAGTAAAATCCTTACGATCCCCGAATATAAAAGAAAATACGTTGCACACATGAAAACCCTGATCAGTGAAAACTTTGCAAACGGATGGTACCGAACCCGTGCATTGGAAATGCAGGCTATCATTGCTTCCTACGTCAGCGCGGATTCAAACAAATTTTATACATACACCGATTTTCTGGACAACATTGACGATTCTGCCGGTTCCCGCAACGACAGTGTTGTGGGGATCACCGAACTGATGGACGCCAGGGTCAGCTATCTCAGTTCGCAATCGGCGTTTCAGGCCGCAGCGCCGGTCATTTCAGATATCACCCCGCCGTCGGACGCACTCTCCGGTTCCACAGTGTGGTTTTCCGCGAGTGCGGACAATGCCACACAGGTTCAGCTGGGATATCGCCAGAGCGGTGCCTTTGAGAAGGTTCAGATGTACGATGACGGCAACCACAATGACGGCACCGCAAACGACGGCACTTACGGCGTTTCCATCGCACTCGGGGTTGGCGACGCTGAGTATTACATTTATGCGGAAAACAGTGATGCTGCCGTTTTTTCTCCGGAACGTGCGGAGTACGAGTATTATACGCTGTCCGTCAAAAACTCGGCCGGAGATTTGGTGATCAACGAGTTCATGGCCGACAATGGGACAACGGCTGCGGACCAGGACGGGGAGTATGACGACTGGATCGAATTGTACAACAACAGCGGCGATGAGATAGCCCTTTCCGGCTATTATCTCACGGATGACAGCGCGAACATCACCCAGTGGACGTTCCCGGACGTATCCATACCGGCGGGCGGATATCTGATCGTCTGGGCGGACAAGGATGAGGAGCAGGACGGTTTGCATACGAATTTCAAGCTCTCCGCCTCAGGCGAAACCATTTTGCTGGCGACCCCTGACCAGACCGTGATCGACGAGGTGATTTTCGGCGAGCAGGAAACCGATACGGGCATGGCCCGATATCCGAACGGAACCGGTGATTTCACCGCAATGCGTCCGACTTTTTCGGCGGCAAATGTTGTGGCCGCCGCTATTGACGGAGATGTTGACGGCGACTCGGATGTCGATCTTGAGGACGCGATTCTGGCACTTCAGATAACCGTTGGAATAACGCCTTCCTCATCTGTGCATACTGAGGCGGATGTGAACAGTGACGGCAGGATCGGGTTGCAGGAGGCGATCTATGTACTGGGTAAGGTCAGCGGATTGCGGTGA